In Procambarus clarkii isolate CNS0578487 chromosome 82, FALCON_Pclarkii_2.0, whole genome shotgun sequence, one genomic interval encodes:
- the LOC138358304 gene encoding uncharacterized protein, whose product MSYGNCLRGRGALWARLRPPRPAPSSTPGPVLHARPPSSTPGPVLHARAPSSTPDPVLHARPRPPRPAPSSTPGPVLHARPSSSTPGPVLHARPPSSTPDPVLHARLRPPRPTPSSTPGPRPPRPTPSSTPDPRPPRPTPSSTPAPSSTPGPRPPRPPRPPRPAPVLHARPRPPRPTPSSTPGPVLHARPPSSTPDPVLHARPPSSTPGPVLHARPPSSTPDPRPPRPTPSSTPGGQICTD is encoded by the coding sequence ATGTCATATGGTAACTGCCTCCGGGGGCGGGGGGCTCTCTGGGCCCGCCTACGGCCTCCACGCCCGGCCCCGTCCTCCACGCCCGGCCCCGTCCTCCACGCCCGGCCCCCGTCCTCCACGCCCGGCCCCGTCCTCCACGCCCGGGCCCCATCCTCCACGCCCGACCCCGTCCTCCACGCCCGGCCCCGTCCTCCACGCCCGGCCCCGTCCTCCACGCCCGGCCCCGTCCTCCACGCCCGGCCCTCGTCCTCCACGCCCGGCCCCGTCCTCCACGCCCGGCCCCCGTCCTCCACGCCCGACCCCGTCCTCCACGCCCGGCTCCGGCCTCCACGCCCGACCCCGTCCTCCACGCCCGGCCCCCGTCCTCCACGCCCGACCCCGTCCTCCACGCCCGACCCCCGTCCTCCACGCCCGACCCCGTCCTCCACGCCCGCCCCGTCCTCCACGCCCGGCCCCCGTCCTCCACGCCCGCCCCGTCCTCCACGCCCGGCCCCCGTCCTCCACGCCCGGCCCCGTCCTCCACGCCCGACCCCGTCCTCCACGCCCGGCCCCGTCCTCCACGCCCGGCCCCCGTCCTCCACGCCCGACCCCGTCCTCCACGCCCGGCCCCCGTCCTCCACGCCCGGCCCCGTCCTCCACGCCCGGCCCCCGTCCTCCACGCCCGACCCCCGTCCTCCACGCCCGACCCCGTCCTCCACGCCAGGGGGACAAATATGTACAGATTAA